CCTAATTTTTTTCTCGTCTTGGCTCGGTGTATTTCTTGATAGTCGGTAGAGTGTTTCGGCCGGGTCACGGCCGGCGGTTGGTTGGGAGGGGGTACTGATATGGGTGCCTGTGGTGCAAGGCTCGGTGTCTCTATCTTGGCTGTTTGGATTTCTGGCGTTGGTTGAGGTTCTGCAGGGACCTCTGGCGGCCTCAACACTTCAGGGGCAATTTTTACCAATTGCTGATTCAAAATGGTGAGAACATGGGTGGCATCTTGAAGTCGCTGTGAGGACTGATTCCGGGTCATTTGGCGGATAAGCTCACAGATGGCTTTCGGGACATGGTCCGGGAAGTCAAACATCGGGTCAGCCTGGTCGAAAGCCAGTTTCCCCATAATCGATGTCTTCGGAAGACCGGAATAGGGCACTCGCTTGGTGAGCATGTCGTACATCATGAAACCCAAGCAGTACAAATCACTGCCGAGGGTCAGAAGTTCGCTTTTGGCAGTTTCCGGAAGCAAGTAGGGTAATGGTCTGAGTAACTCAGCGTCACCGTTTTTCAGGATGTCCATCAGGATCCATGAAAGTCCGAGGTCCATGACTTTGATCTGGCCTTGAGGGCCGACCAGGACGTGCCCCGGATGGAGTGTGCCGTGAATGATGCCTTGAAAGTGGATATGAACTAACACTTCCGCAATTTCACGTGCCAGCAAGAGCATTTTTTCGACTGAAAGAGGCCCTTCATTCTGAATGACGTGTTGGAGACTGGGCGCGTCAAAAAATTCCATGCAGACGACAGGGGTGCCGTCCTGCTCTTCCACTTTGAAGATTTTAATGAGATTGGGGTGTTCTAATCGAAGGAGGGATTTGGCTTTTTCGATAAAGGCTTTTCCACGAATGAGCCGACCATTGATATGGGTGTGATACACCTTAATCGCCATTTCCTGCCGCAGTTCGAGATCATACCCATAGTAAATGGTTCCGGTTTGGCCTTTGGCAATTTCTCCCTGTATTTCAATTTTTCCAGGCAACAGTTGTGTAGTCATACAAAAAAACCTAATTCTTTACAGAAAATTTGTGATGAATGAGTGCGTCTGGTGGTCGTGGCTCATTGAAACGAAGGCACCCCTAATAATCAAATGTGGAAATCTCGGAGCCATGGAATTCCTGCTCATCTTGTCGGAATACCGTTTGATTTTCTTGAATGGAGGGGATTCTTGGTCTCTTGGAGGTTTCGAATGTAGGACGTAAAGAGAGGGCGTTTCTCAGAATCGGATGGCAGGCATAAGAGGAGCACAGGGGACAATCCTTCGCTCAGAGAACCTTAAGGGCTGTTCCTACCTTCCGTAATGCTCTGAGGGCGGTCTCGAGATGCTCAAGCGAATGATCGGCTGTCACCGTGATGCGGAGGCGGCTGGT
Above is a window of Candidatus Nitrospira neomarina DNA encoding:
- a CDS encoding serine/threonine protein kinase — protein: MTTQLLPGKIEIQGEIAKGQTGTIYYGYDLELRQEMAIKVYHTHINGRLIRGKAFIEKAKSLLRLEHPNLIKIFKVEEQDGTPVVCMEFFDAPSLQHVIQNEGPLSVEKMLLLAREIAEVLVHIHFQGIIHGTLHPGHVLVGPQGQIKVMDLGLSWILMDILKNGDAELLRPLPYLLPETAKSELLTLGSDLYCLGFMMYDMLTKRVPYSGLPKTSIMGKLAFDQADPMFDFPDHVPKAICELIRQMTRNQSSQRLQDATHVLTILNQQLVKIAPEVLRPPEVPAEPQPTPEIQTAKIETPSLAPQAPISVPPPNQPPAVTRPKHSTDYQEIHRAKTRKKLGVTIGITLFLFIGGTMGYIYKEQLGIPFLASNQLRVPEQPLINEPVPVVPPRDSFTTIPPDNPISSPLNTSTTEVPHVNTSDTPNGDNSNRAIPTPPSPTTVVEDRSLRPDASHHPETPLPAPPARTITQSLNPSPQHTSEDTRVSDQPNSAPSQGHSNLANPPSSQKPVTPVTTPALKTNPPATEQRTVPTVTEKPASQSEQSSALTPKRPQSLEDSTAPPPNAESLDNIESKELKDILDSVQIPEKGTTLSTEGPSPVLPSPPNPPSLTPAPKLPALSPPVSSP